A segment of the Dehalococcoidia bacterium genome:
TGGCCCGCCCTTCTTCTTTGGCTGATGGTTAGTTCTTAAAGACCGGATGCTAGCTGTTCAGCACCGCCCTCAGCGCCTGAATCGTCTCTTCGATGTCGGACTCTGTTGTCTTGCCCATGTGGCCAATGCGGAATATCTGACCTGCAAGCGACGCCTGACCGCCGGACACGATCACGTTGTGCTCAGTTCGTAGCCTTCCTACCAGGTCACCAGCATCAACGCCGTCAGGGATGCTCACAGCGGTCACAGTATTGGATGCGTAGCTCTCATCCTTAGCAAACAGCTCGAGGCCCAGACTGCGCACGCCGTCCCTCGTGAACTGTCCGATGGCGGCGTGACGCTCGTACACTGAACCCATTCCCTCATCGAGAAGCTGATCTAGTGCGTTGTCGAGTGCAAACATGACAGACACCGACGGTGTGTAAGGTGGCTGCCCGATCTCGTAGTACTTCTTGTACTGGGCCATATCCAGGTAGAACTTGGGCATTCGGGATTCAGTGTGGGCTTGCCACGCTCGCTCGCTGAAGCTCATGAACGCCAGGCCTGGCGGCAGCATCCAACCCTTTTGGGACGCTGTAGCGACCACGTCCAGTTCCCAAGCGTCCGTGGAAATGGGGATCGATGCCACGCTGCTGATCCCGTCCACAATGAGTAGCTTGTCAAACTCACCCTTCACTACGCTGGCCACCGCTTGGAGGTCGTTAGCGACTCCCGTCGAGGTCTCATTGTGTGTAACGGTTACTACCTTGATATCCGGGTCCGCCTGGAGCGCCGACCTCAGGATGTCCAGGTCAATATCCTCGCCAAAAGGGAACTCTAGCGTATTCACCTCGGCGCCGTATGCGCTGGCGATGTCGGTAAACCTGTTCCCGAATACTCCAATCGTCGCGTTGATAACCTTGTCCCCTGGGGACAGCGTGTTGACAACCGCCGCCTCCATCGCCGCAGTACCCGACCCAGTGATGATCCACACATCCCCGTCGGTCTCGAAGACACGCTTCAGACGGTCCGTCGTACTCAGCAGGAGGTCCTTATACTCAGGCCCCCTGTGGTTGATCATCGGACGCGACATGTCCTCCAGGATGTCTTCCGGCACGGGAATCGGACCGGGGATTCGCAGGTTCATCTCAATTCTCCAGACTCGTTTACTTGGGTGGTTGGCGGGCTGTTCAAGGCACGCAAAACCCTCAAGGGATTCTAGCAAACAGCCAATCTCGCTTGCGAGATTCCAGGTACGCCTGCCGGCTGACAGCTTTCTCAGGTGAGAATTCACAGCCGCTCCGCTAAACTCGTTGATATGCAGAAGCACGAGTCACGACCGTTGGTCCCCAGAGCTCGTACTAAACCTCTCACCAGATACAGGTACCAGTGGTAGCATCCGACCTGCCCCTCACAGTTGACCATCTCAACAAGCGCTATGGTTCCGGTCCTTACGCAAACAGAGACATCTCGTTTGCCGCACACCCAGGGGAGATGCTTGGGATTCTAGGGCCGAACGGGGCAGGGAAGACCACTCTCGTACGGCAGATCACTACTGAACTCCTGTCGACGTCAGGTAGCATTCACGTGTTTGGACTAGATATGGTATCTGATCCGATCGGCGCAAAGAACCTGATGGGAGTAGTGCCACAGGAGGCCCAGCTCTTCGAACTGCTCACGGTCTACGAAACGCTGAAGATCTTCGCAAAGCTGAGGGGCCTCTCATCTCGTGACGCGAGCAGTCGTACCAAAGAATTGCTGACCGTTCTGCGGCTGGCCGAGTACAGGGATGTGACAACCGTCAGGCTATCGGGTGGCCTCAAGCGTCGAGTGATGGTCGGAATCTCGATGATCGCGAGACCTGGCCTGATCGTGTTGGATGAGCCCACCACGGGACTGGACCCTCAGTCGCGACGGGACATGTGGGACCTGATGCGCGACTACAAGGGCAGGGGCGGGACGATCCTGATGACCACCCACTACATGGAGGAGGCCGAAGCACTCTGTGATCGCGTGGGGATCATCTCGCAGGGAAGGCTGCTGGCCCTGGACACTGTTTCCAACTTGCGCTCGTCCAGAGGATTCGACTTCAAGATCACATATACCAGTGACGGCCTGAACTCTGCCACGCAGACCATCTTTGTTACTAACGAGAGGGAACTGGTCGAGCGTGTCAGGCAGATAGGGATAGGTCAATATAGCGTTGGCCGTACGACTCTTGAGGATGTCTATTTGGCCTTGACTGACGAAGAGGAACACCATGGCCGGTCAAGCTCGAACTGAATCGGAACCGGCGGTAGCGCTCATCACGGGACCTGCGAAGTTCTTCAGGGATGTCGCCAGCATCTTTGAAATACGGTTCATCCTGCTTAGGCGAAGTTGGTACTGGTACCTGATGGGGACGCTGGTCTTTCCGGTTGGAATGTTCTACTTCGCCAGCGCACTCGCGCCCGACACGCCCGATGCCATTCGCAGGGCGATGATCGGAACAATCGTATTTGGTTCCACCATGCTGACGACTTCAATGCTTGGGCAAAGCGTCGTCTTCGACAGATTTCAGGGCCGTCTCAAGCTCATAATCACGATGCCGGTGTCCCGCTTTGCCTATGCTGCCGGCATCCTGTGTGTGGGCTCAGTTCTCTCCGGATCGGCTGTGTGCATCTTATTGACTGTTGCCCTGGTCGCCGGCGTCGAATTCACGTTCACATGGTCTTTCCTGCCTATAGTTCTGACCGTGCTTCTCACAATGTCTGGGCTGACCCTCCTGGTGGTGAGTTACGCTCCGTCGCCTGAGGTCGGAGGGATCATGTCCAACCTCCTTGGCATTTTCATGGCCCTGGTGAGCCCGGTGTACTTCCCCATGGAACAGGCCCCTGCGCTCATGCGCGCATTCGGATGGGCGTCTCCCTTGAGATACGCGGCGGACGGTATGATGAAGTCATTGTCAGGCCAACCTGACGTTTACGTCGAGGTAGCGATTCTCGTGGTGTTCTCGGCTGTGTGTCTGGGCGCCGGACTCTGGAAACTTCGCTGGCAGGAGTCATAGCTCCGTCCGATCTCCTAAAAGGCGGTCTAATTCGGGTCGCTTTTGCCATTGATACTGGCATCTGCGCAGTGCTAGCCTGTCAGAGAACTCTTGTACTGAATTTGTCCAAATTGGAGGCCCAGCCAGCCCATGGAATACGCAGTCCAGACCGAGGGAATTGCCCGGTCATTTGGGGATGTAAAGGCAGTCGACTGGATCAATCTGGAGATACCCGAAGGGGAGATTTACGGATTTCTGGGACCGAATGGGGCAGGGAAGACCACCCTGGTCCGAATGCTTATTACCTTGCTGATGCCTACGTCTGGTCGCGGAATAGTGGCCGGGTACGACCTGGTCAGGCAATCAGGGGACATCAGGTTAAGAATCGGCGCGGCCCTTCAGGATGCTGCCCTCGACCCCAAGCAGACCGGTCGGGAAATTCTTCGACTGCAGGGCAGACTGTACGGTCTGTCGCGCCGGGAGGTCAATCAGCGGCTTGACGATCTAGCTGATCTGATAGACATCGGGGACGCCATCGACAGGTTCGTTGGCACATACTCAGGGGGGATGAAGCGCAGGCTCGACCTCGCTGCCGCCCTGATCCACAATCCCCAGATTCTATTTCTGGACGAGCCGACCACCGGGCTGGACCCCATCAGTCGTACACGGGTCTGGGAGGAAGTGCGCCGCGTAAACCACGATCTCGGCGTAACGATTTTCCTGACTACTCAGTATCTTGAAGAAGCTGACGAGCTCGCTGACCGGGTCGGAATCATCAACCGGGGAAGGCTGATGGCCGAGGGTACTCCCTCCGACCTTAAACGCTCTCTCGGAAACGATGTCATCATCGCCCAGGTCGATGGCCAGGCTGATCAGGCCCGGGAGGCAGTATCCGGGCTGACAGGAGTCGCCGGTGTCGAGACACGTGGCAGCGAAGTGCTGATACAGGCCCCCAATGGTGCCGCAGCCATAAGCAGCGTCGCATTGGCGTTAGCTCAGAGGGAGGTGGCTGTCAGCGAGATTATTCTCCGCACACCGACCCTCGACGACGTTTTCCTCAGTGTTGCCGGCGCTCGCATGGAAGAAGAGGCCAAGTCTGACGACGATGTCCCAGTCACTCGCTGAACACCCACTCGGCCGAGCCCTGAGCAGATCACTCAAATTGGAGATCAACTTTGAACCCCGCAACTCTTGCCCAGGCAGACATCCGAGCACGTCATGCCGGATTCCTTTCCGACGTCATCTCCGTCGCCATTCGAGCTCTGCGCTCGATACCTCGCGATCCGGAAGCAGTCTACCCGGCCCTCGTAATTCCAGTGTTCTTCTTTGCCATCAATGTTGGCGCCTTGCAGGACATGGCGGAGCGAATCCCCGGAATCGACTACAAGGCTTTCCAGCTTCCGGTGGCTATCATATTTGCTGTTACCGGCATTTCTCGGGCAGTTACCCTGGTCACTGATATCCAGACCGGCTATTTCGACAGGTTGTCGTTGACACCCGTAAGCCGCCTTGCCCTGCTCATCGGGCTGACAGTAGCTGACTTCACATTGGTGGTTGTACTAACCCTGCCAGTGATTGCGATTGGATTCCTGGTCGGCGTCACATTCGCTTCTGGGCCTCTTGGTCTGCTGCTCTTCATATTCATGTCCGGACTATGGGGCCTGGTGTTTACCGGGTTTCCCTACGCGATTGCCCTCAAGACTGGTAATCCTGCCGCCGTGAACTCCAGCTTCCTGCTGTTCTTCCCGTTCGTCTTTCTGACAACCGTGTTCGTACCGAAAGAGGCAATGACCGGCTGGCTGGCGACTGTTGCCACCTTCAACCCGGTAACCTATCTGCTGGATGCCCTCAGGTCCCTGATTGTCACCGGCTGGGACGTTCAGGCCCTGCTAGGTGGGTTCGCGTGTATAGGTGCCGTTGGCCTGGTCAGCGGAACACTGGCCCTGACCGCACTCAAGGGCCGTACACGAAGGCGCTAATTGCCGGAAAGCCAGCGAGAGCAGGCCGCCGTCATAAAGAAGTGGAACTTCTGGCACTGGAGCAAGCATTCCTATCTATAGCTAGGTGGAGGTCTGAACCCTGAGAATTCCCCTTCTAGGAGTGAGGCGAACGTTATCGGTGTGTGATCTTCAAGGTACGGTCCGATCGCCTGGAGCCCGATGGGCAGCCCCGAACGTGTCAACCCCACCGGAAACGCAGTTGCAGGCTGGCCGCACAATGTGGCGACCGCAGGATATACAGTCTGCAGTCCGTAGGAGACTTCCGAGCCATTGACGGTGAGTACTCGCTCCGGCCATGGCGCCTCAGTATGAGGAAACGCAGGAGTCAGGGTTATGGGTGCGATAAGCACGTCCCAACTCTTGAAGAACTCACGGTACCCCTCACGTAATCGTTCCCTCTCCTGAAGCCATCCAAGGAAGTCGCCCCCACTGGCCTCAATGCCGTCGGCCATTGCGATCTGAAACTCATCATGGGACGCACGCATATTACTGGCAAGTCGTCCTCTCTGCTCGGCAGTTCCGGACGAAGTCATCAGTCCTAGGATGGACGAATACACACGGTGATGCCGGCGAAGATC
Coding sequences within it:
- a CDS encoding ABC transporter permease gives rise to the protein MNPATLAQADIRARHAGFLSDVISVAIRALRSIPRDPEAVYPALVIPVFFFAINVGALQDMAERIPGIDYKAFQLPVAIIFAVTGISRAVTLVTDIQTGYFDRLSLTPVSRLALLIGLTVADFTLVVVLTLPVIAIGFLVGVTFASGPLGLLLFIFMSGLWGLVFTGFPYAIALKTGNPAAVNSSFLLFFPFVFLTTVFVPKEAMTGWLATVATFNPVTYLLDALRSLIVTGWDVQALLGGFACIGAVGLVSGTLALTALKGRTRRR
- a CDS encoding ABC transporter permease produces the protein MAGQARTESEPAVALITGPAKFFRDVASIFEIRFILLRRSWYWYLMGTLVFPVGMFYFASALAPDTPDAIRRAMIGTIVFGSTMLTTSMLGQSVVFDRFQGRLKLIITMPVSRFAYAAGILCVGSVLSGSAVCILLTVALVAGVEFTFTWSFLPIVLTVLLTMSGLTLLVVSYAPSPEVGGIMSNLLGIFMALVSPVYFPMEQAPALMRAFGWASPLRYAADGMMKSLSGQPDVYVEVAILVVFSAVCLGAGLWKLRWQES
- a CDS encoding ATP-binding cassette domain-containing protein, with translation MEYAVQTEGIARSFGDVKAVDWINLEIPEGEIYGFLGPNGAGKTTLVRMLITLLMPTSGRGIVAGYDLVRQSGDIRLRIGAALQDAALDPKQTGREILRLQGRLYGLSRREVNQRLDDLADLIDIGDAIDRFVGTYSGGMKRRLDLAAALIHNPQILFLDEPTTGLDPISRTRVWEEVRRVNHDLGVTIFLTTQYLEEADELADRVGIINRGRLMAEGTPSDLKRSLGNDVIIAQVDGQADQAREAVSGLTGVAGVETRGSEVLIQAPNGAAAISSVALALAQREVAVSEIILRTPTLDDVFLSVAGARMEEEAKSDDDVPVTR
- a CDS encoding alanine--glyoxylate aminotransferase family protein, whose amino-acid sequence is MNLRIPGPIPVPEDILEDMSRPMINHRGPEYKDLLLSTTDRLKRVFETDGDVWIITGSGTAAMEAAVVNTLSPGDKVINATIGVFGNRFTDIASAYGAEVNTLEFPFGEDIDLDILRSALQADPDIKVVTVTHNETSTGVANDLQAVASVVKGEFDKLLIVDGISSVASIPISTDAWELDVVATASQKGWMLPPGLAFMSFSERAWQAHTESRMPKFYLDMAQYKKYYEIGQPPYTPSVSVMFALDNALDQLLDEGMGSVYERHAAIGQFTRDGVRSLGLELFAKDESYASNTVTAVSIPDGVDAGDLVGRLRTEHNVIVSGGQASLAGQIFRIGHMGKTTESDIEETIQALRAVLNS
- a CDS encoding ABC transporter ATP-binding protein — its product is MVASDLPLTVDHLNKRYGSGPYANRDISFAAHPGEMLGILGPNGAGKTTLVRQITTELLSTSGSIHVFGLDMVSDPIGAKNLMGVVPQEAQLFELLTVYETLKIFAKLRGLSSRDASSRTKELLTVLRLAEYRDVTTVRLSGGLKRRVMVGISMIARPGLIVLDEPTTGLDPQSRRDMWDLMRDYKGRGGTILMTTHYMEEAEALCDRVGIISQGRLLALDTVSNLRSSRGFDFKITYTSDGLNSATQTIFVTNERELVERVRQIGIGQYSVGRTTLEDVYLALTDEEEHHGRSSSN